The following coding sequences are from one Capsicum annuum cultivar UCD-10X-F1 chromosome 3, UCD10Xv1.1, whole genome shotgun sequence window:
- the LOC107865439 gene encoding uncharacterized protein LOC107865439, with amino-acid sequence MSATLNQRRTKKAISVDDVVSKERGKGPIIKQEIRPNPKPPPPFPQRLKQKREKGKFKRLIEMLKELILHIPLLEELEKMPRYSRFMKQLVTKKKGSTIEDIDGFHHCSVVTTRSLVQKKGDLGAFTILCTIGSSRFTKALCDLGASINLMSLAIFKQLGLSPPEPTAVRLLMAERTVKKPVGILFDMAMRVDSFIFLDDFVILDWENDIEMPIIFGRPFMATGIVMIGMERGELNFKVNDEEVTFNIHKSMKQPTDMRVVS; translated from the exons ATGTCAGCAACATTGAACCAGAG GAGGACAAAAAAGGCAATAAGTGTTGATGATGTAGTTTCTAAGGAAAGAGGTAAGGGTCCAATTATTAAGCAGGAAATAAGACCAAATCCAAAaccacccccaccttttcctcaacgACTGAAGCAGAAAAGGGAGAAAGGAAAATTCAAGCGATTAATTGAGATGTTGAAAGAGTTGATCTTGCATATTCCTCTTCTTGAGGAATTGGAGAAGATGCCTAGATATTCTAGGTTTATGAAGCAATTAGTTACAAAGAAGAAAGGATCTACTATTGAGGATATTGATGGGTTTCACCACTGTAGTGTAGTCACTACTAGGTCTCTGGTCCAGAAAAAGGGTGATCTTGGAGCATTCACTATACtatgcactattgggtcatcccGATTTACTAAAGCCTTATGTGACCTAGGAGCCAGCATAAATTTGATGTCGCTAGCTATATTCAAGCAATTGGGCTTGAGCCCTCCTGAACCGACTGCAGTGCGATTGTTGATGGCTGAACGTACAGTGAAGAAACCTGTgggaattttatttgatatggCTATGAGAGTTGATAGCTTTATATTTTTGGATGACTTTGTCATTCTGGACTGGGAGAATGATATCGAGATGCCCATCATATTTGGGAGACCATTTATGGCCACAGGTATAGTAATGATTGGCATGGAAAGGGGAGAGCTGAACTTTAAAGTCAACGATGAGGAGGTCACATTCAACATCCATAAATCGATGAAGCAGCCAACCGACATGAGGGTAGTGTCATGA